The following proteins come from a genomic window of Pseudomonas sp. Z8(2022):
- the rplS gene encoding 50S ribosomal protein L19 yields MTNKIIQMLEAEQMNKEIPTFAPGDTVVVQVKVKEGDRQRLQAFEGVVIAKRNRGLNSAFTVRKISSGVGVERTFQTYSPLVDSLSVKRRGDVRKAKLYYLRDLSGKAARIKEKLS; encoded by the coding sequence ATGACCAACAAGATTATCCAGATGCTCGAAGCCGAGCAGATGAACAAAGAAATCCCGACTTTCGCACCGGGCGACACCGTTGTCGTGCAAGTGAAAGTGAAGGAAGGCGACCGTCAGCGTCTGCAGGCTTTCGAAGGCGTCGTGATCGCCAAGCGTAACCGCGGCCTGAACAGCGCCTTCACCGTGCGCAAGATCTCCAGCGGTGTTGGCGTCGAGCGTACCTTCCAGACCTACTCGCCGCTGGTCGACAGCCTGAGCGTCAAGCGTCGCGGTGACGTACGCAAAGCCAAGCTGTACTACCTGCGCGACCTGTCCGGCAAAGCCGCGCGCATCAAGGAAAAGCTGTCCTAA
- the trmD gene encoding tRNA (guanosine(37)-N1)-methyltransferase TrmD — translation MRVEVITLFPEMFAAIGEYGITSRAVRQELLKLNCWNPRDYTTDRHHTVDDRPFGGGPGMVMKIKPLEDALASARQAAGETAKVIYLSPQGRSLNQAAVRELAQEDALILIAGRYEGIDERFIETHVDEEWSIGDYVLSGGELPAMVLIDAVTRLLPGALGHADSAEEDSFTDGLLDCPHYTRPEVYADKRVPEVLLSGNHEHIRRWRLQQSLGRTWERRADLLDSRSLSGEEKKLLEEYIRQRDDS, via the coding sequence ATGCGCGTAGAAGTCATCACCCTGTTCCCGGAGATGTTCGCCGCCATCGGCGAGTACGGCATCACCAGTCGTGCGGTCAGGCAGGAGTTGCTCAAGCTCAATTGCTGGAACCCGCGGGACTATACGACGGATCGCCACCATACGGTGGATGACCGTCCCTTCGGCGGTGGTCCGGGGATGGTGATGAAGATCAAGCCTCTCGAGGATGCCTTGGCCAGCGCCAGGCAGGCCGCGGGGGAGACGGCGAAGGTGATCTACCTGTCGCCGCAGGGGCGTAGTCTGAATCAGGCCGCGGTCCGCGAGCTGGCGCAGGAGGATGCACTGATCCTGATCGCCGGTCGTTATGAAGGCATCGACGAGCGTTTCATCGAGACGCATGTCGATGAGGAGTGGTCGATTGGCGACTACGTCCTGTCCGGCGGTGAGCTGCCGGCCATGGTGCTGATCGATGCGGTGACGCGCCTTTTGCCTGGTGCATTGGGTCATGCCGATTCGGCCGAGGAGGACTCCTTTACGGATGGCCTGCTCGACTGCCCGCATTACACCCGCCCGGAGGTGTATGCGGATAAACGTGTTCCCGAAGTGTTGCTTAGTGGCAACCACGAACACATCCGGCGCTGGCGTTTGCAGCAGTCCCTTGGTCGGACCTGGGAACGCCGCGCTGATCTTCTGGATAGCCGCTCGCTTTCTGGAGAAGAGAAGAAGCTGCTGGAGGAATACATCCGCCAGCGGGACGATAGTTAA